From the Roseateles sp. XES5 genome, one window contains:
- a CDS encoding LuxR family transcriptional regulator: MADRFHTTSAHFQNRWGSGLSALGSEESVAEKLDLIVRRYGLRGYLLINVPSETSTDFSSNVLLTSWPDEMLKTYDHAGLIFGSPVIERLRQSTNPFTYDADRTNRRRADGKAAIAASLFDRHGLSRGAYFPAHNSAGLRGALAFGGTREAFNSQEMAELNALANAIFTEVVDLRAGRRQNVSLSRREIECLSWASAGKTSVEMSEILGLSEYTVNHYLNRATRKLDAVNRVQAVAKAIRAGLLN; encoded by the coding sequence ATGGCGGATCGATTCCATACGACATCTGCACACTTCCAGAACCGCTGGGGCTCGGGCCTCTCGGCTCTGGGGTCGGAGGAAAGCGTCGCCGAAAAGCTGGACCTGATCGTCAGGCGCTACGGCCTGCGCGGCTATCTGCTGATCAACGTTCCCTCCGAGACGTCGACCGATTTCTCATCCAACGTTCTGCTGACGTCCTGGCCGGACGAGATGCTGAAAACCTACGACCATGCCGGTCTGATCTTCGGCAGCCCGGTCATCGAGCGGCTGCGCCAGAGCACCAACCCTTTCACCTACGACGCGGACCGCACGAACCGCCGCCGCGCCGATGGCAAGGCGGCGATCGCGGCAAGCCTCTTCGACCGGCACGGCCTGTCGCGCGGGGCCTATTTCCCCGCGCACAATTCCGCGGGCCTGCGCGGCGCGCTCGCCTTCGGCGGCACGCGCGAGGCGTTCAACTCGCAGGAAATGGCCGAGCTCAACGCGCTGGCCAACGCCATCTTCACCGAGGTCGTGGATCTGCGCGCCGGCCGACGGCAGAACGTTTCGCTGTCGCGCCGCGAGATCGAGTGCCTTTCCTGGGCCTCGGCCGGCAAGACCAGCGTCGAAATGTCCGAGATTCTCGGCCTCTCCGAATATACCGTCAATCATTACCTGAACCGTGCGACGCGCAAGCTCGATGCGGTCAACCGGGTTCAAGCGGTCGCCAAGGCGATCCGCGCCGGGCTTTTGAACTGA
- a CDS encoding IclR family transcriptional regulator — MAREREEESGTGTLGKVMAVLETVALSERPLRFTDVLAVSGQPRGTLHRQLSHLVQEGLLELRPDHAYVPGLRLLKLASTSWARNDFRAVAAPFLEALHRDTGETVHLGVLRGREIIYLDKVESRQAVRMNSQIGNASPAYCTGVGKAALSVLDTAALDAALAGLEFRRYTPQTLADRAALFTELAEIRESGIAFDREEHETGIRCVAAPVFDAGRALVAGVSVTGPAYRVSEAQLLEWAPRVLETARAIMGELAAKLGPQR, encoded by the coding sequence ATGGCGCGCGAGCGGGAAGAGGAGAGTGGCACCGGCACGCTGGGCAAGGTCATGGCCGTGCTGGAAACGGTGGCGCTCTCCGAGCGGCCGCTGCGCTTTACCGATGTGCTTGCCGTCAGCGGCCAGCCGCGCGGCACGCTGCACCGCCAGCTTTCCCATTTGGTGCAGGAGGGGCTGCTGGAATTGAGGCCCGATCACGCCTATGTGCCGGGCCTGCGCCTCCTCAAGCTCGCCTCCACCAGCTGGGCACGCAACGATTTTCGCGCCGTGGCCGCGCCCTTCCTCGAAGCGTTGCATCGGGACACCGGCGAGACGGTGCATCTCGGCGTGCTGCGCGGACGCGAGATCATCTATCTCGACAAGGTGGAGAGCCGGCAGGCGGTGCGCATGAACTCGCAGATCGGCAATGCCTCGCCCGCCTATTGCACGGGCGTTGGTAAGGCGGCGCTATCCGTGCTCGATACCGCCGCACTGGATGCGGCGCTCGCCGGCCTGGAGTTCCGCCGTTATACGCCGCAGACGCTTGCCGACCGCGCCGCGCTTTTCACCGAACTGGCAGAGATTCGCGAAAGCGGCATCGCCTTCGACCGGGAGGAGCACGAAACGGGCATCCGCTGTGTCGCCGCGCCGGTTTTCGATGCCGGCCGCGCGCTGGTGGCGGGTGTTTCCGTCACGGGACCGGCCTATCGGGTCAGCGAGGCGCAGCTTTTGGAATGGGCGCCGCGCGTGCTCGAAACGGCCCGCGCCATCATGGGCGAGCTGGCCGCAAAGCTCGGCCCGCAACGGTAA